One window from the genome of Pyxidicoccus xibeiensis encodes:
- a CDS encoding FAD-binding oxidoreductase — protein MTTAALPADFLRAISEGFPADFLTREPGELQEYGRDWTRVYAPAPSAVALPRSTEEVARLMALCHQHRVAVVPSGGRTGLAGGAVAARGEVVLSLQRMARMGPVDLLGNTVRVQAGAVTEAVHHHCAGHGLTWPVDFASKGSSTVGGNIATNAGGVKVIRYGLTRQWVLGLQVVTAQGQVLELNGALEKNNTGTDLRQLFIGSEGTLGVITEATLKLTQLPGKQDVFLFAVPDVAAVLRLFRDARQQTAFGISAYEFFTDRCLARLQRHRKVRSPFEVSSGCYVLLEAEARDAAAVEAWLGSLFERGLVTDGTQAQGAAQAAELWTLREGISESLSATGLPHKNDISLPVAALEGFCAELESVFAARYPGWEICLFGHIGDGNLHVNIMKPDAMEKAEFLARTKQADPTMFELVKKHGGSISAEHGIGLLKKDYLGYSRSPEELELLRVLKRALDPQGILNPGKVVDA, from the coding sequence ATGACCACCGCCGCGCTCCCCGCAGACTTCCTCCGGGCCATCTCCGAGGGCTTCCCCGCCGACTTCCTCACCCGGGAGCCGGGGGAGTTGCAGGAGTACGGCCGGGACTGGACGCGCGTGTACGCGCCCGCCCCCAGCGCGGTGGCGCTCCCCCGGAGCACGGAGGAGGTGGCCCGGCTGATGGCGCTGTGCCACCAGCACCGCGTGGCCGTGGTGCCCTCCGGCGGCCGCACGGGCCTGGCGGGTGGCGCGGTGGCGGCCCGGGGCGAGGTGGTGCTGTCGCTCCAGCGCATGGCGCGAATGGGCCCGGTGGACCTGCTCGGCAACACGGTGCGCGTGCAGGCGGGCGCGGTGACGGAGGCCGTGCACCACCACTGTGCCGGGCATGGCCTCACGTGGCCGGTGGACTTCGCGTCCAAGGGCTCCAGCACGGTGGGCGGCAACATCGCCACCAACGCGGGCGGGGTGAAGGTCATCCGCTACGGCCTCACCCGCCAGTGGGTGCTGGGCCTCCAGGTGGTGACGGCCCAGGGGCAGGTGCTGGAGCTCAACGGCGCGCTGGAGAAGAACAACACCGGCACGGACCTGCGGCAGCTCTTCATCGGCAGCGAGGGCACCCTGGGCGTCATCACCGAGGCCACCCTCAAGCTCACCCAGCTGCCGGGGAAGCAGGACGTGTTCCTCTTCGCGGTGCCGGACGTGGCCGCCGTGCTGCGGCTGTTCCGGGACGCGCGCCAGCAGACGGCCTTCGGCATCTCCGCCTACGAGTTCTTCACCGACAGGTGCCTGGCGCGCCTGCAGCGCCACCGCAAGGTGCGCTCACCCTTCGAAGTGTCCAGCGGCTGCTACGTGCTGCTGGAGGCAGAAGCCCGCGACGCGGCGGCGGTGGAGGCGTGGCTGGGCTCGCTCTTCGAGCGCGGGCTGGTGACGGACGGCACCCAGGCCCAGGGCGCGGCCCAGGCCGCGGAGCTGTGGACGCTGCGCGAGGGCATCAGCGAGAGCCTGTCCGCCACCGGCCTGCCCCACAAGAACGACATCTCCCTGCCGGTGGCCGCGCTGGAGGGCTTCTGCGCGGAGCTGGAGTCCGTCTTCGCCGCGCGCTACCCGGGCTGGGAAATCTGCCTCTTCGGCCACATCGGCGACGGCAACCTGCACGTCAACATCATGAAGCCGGACGCCATGGAGAAGGCGGAGTTCCTCGCCCGCACGAAGCAGGCGGACCCCACCATGTTCGAGCTGGTGAAGAAGCACGGCGGCAGCATCTCCGCCGAGCACGGCATCGGCCTCTTGAAGAAGGACTACCTCGGCTACTCGCGCTCGCCGGAGGAGCTGGAGCTCTTGCGCGTGCTCAAGCGCGCGCTGGACCCCCAGGGCATCCTCAACCCCGGGAAGGTCGTCGACGCGTGA
- a CDS encoding TetR/AcrR family transcriptional regulator yields MMELYQQFVATRMEEAAAVMAQRGYDNTPAAELARVMRMSVGSLCRRYGSKRGCALAIRDFSDDELFRYARYEFQMASTDEGAGFREGFFALWRLLAHYALRMPGVFSFVFLHARPEQGPDDERRGRVRDLVREVVSQGERDGVLQPGSAMARTCLVWGALAELGRVAARWEGAVTEEDVLASAEALWRALGPREESTPRGPGGMPPPDGSEASEETPDSEPAATMDAGAKANLPPEGEKASDDASDCDATAAMADDAAAHPPGAPPEETERPHAMVEGGTPATTAGEDPGLRVLSASPAGAGTARSEALTAGEALAAAHDDAAFERSMHARPRRVLRCGPAGTRTLLSADACQTPWHAARWRPWRSPRSCMPWLRERLEPPGMPQDSSAA; encoded by the coding sequence ATGATGGAGCTGTACCAGCAGTTCGTGGCCACGCGGATGGAGGAGGCGGCGGCGGTGATGGCGCAGCGGGGCTACGACAACACCCCGGCCGCGGAGCTGGCGCGGGTGATGCGCATGTCGGTGGGCTCGCTGTGCCGGCGCTATGGCAGCAAGCGCGGCTGCGCGCTGGCCATTCGGGACTTCTCCGACGACGAGCTGTTCCGGTATGCGCGCTACGAGTTTCAAATGGCCAGCACGGACGAGGGCGCGGGCTTCCGCGAGGGCTTCTTCGCCCTGTGGCGGCTGCTGGCCCACTACGCGTTGCGGATGCCTGGAGTCTTCAGCTTCGTCTTCCTGCACGCCCGTCCTGAGCAGGGGCCTGACGACGAGCGACGCGGGCGGGTGCGAGACCTGGTCCGGGAGGTTGTCAGCCAGGGCGAGCGCGATGGAGTACTGCAGCCCGGTTCCGCGATGGCGAGGACGTGCCTGGTGTGGGGCGCGCTGGCGGAGCTGGGGCGGGTGGCGGCGAGGTGGGAAGGCGCAGTGACGGAGGAGGACGTGCTCGCGTCGGCGGAGGCGCTCTGGCGGGCGCTGGGCCCGAGGGAAGAGTCAACGCCCCGAGGCCCCGGCGGGATGCCGCCTCCAGACGGAAGTGAGGCCTCGGAAGAAACACCCGACAGCGAACCAGCGGCGACAATGGATGCTGGCGCGAAGGCGAATCTGCCTCCAGAAGGCGAGAAGGCCTCGGATGATGCGTCCGACTGTGACGCGACGGCGGCAATGGCTGATGACGCGGCGGCGCATCCGCCAGGCGCTCCACCCGAGGAAACGGAGCGCCCCCACGCCATGGTGGAGGGCGGTACTCCGGCCACTACCGCAGGTGAAGACCCAGGGCTGCGCGTGTTGAGTGCTTCACCTGCAGGCGCGGGAACGGCGCGGTCCGAAGCCCTGACGGCTGGAGAGGCCCTGGCAGCAGCTCACGATGACGCGGCGTTCGAGCGCTCGATGCACGCCAGACCCCGTCGCGTTCTTCGATGCGGCCCTGCCGGGACGAGGACACTGCTCTCGGCAGACGCCTGCCAGACTCCGTGGCACGCAGCGCGCTGGAGGCCATGGCGCTCGCCACGTTCCTGCATGCCCTGGCTCCGGGAGCGCCTGGAACCTCCCGGGATGCCGCAGGACTCTTCCGCGGCATGA
- a CDS encoding choice-of-anchor I family protein: MKPRNTFKTSLRTGTLMAWMASAALGTGCQGEQGPAGPTGPAGAQGPRGERGPAGEQGEQGEQGPRGEQGPTGEQGPRGEQGPTGEQGPTGEQGPQGEQGPAGEQGPRGEQGPRGEPAIPPDPKLTVLGTYRSRAFDEGAAEIVAYHAPSRRLFVVNALAGTLDVLDVTNPAAPAKVTSSTFAFNLRTDLPTLLPGFVAGAANSVTVHGNTVAIAVESSDKQAPGAVAFYDALSGAFVNAVQVGALPDMLTFSPDGRYVLVANEGEPNDTYTNDPEGSISIIDLAAGVGPGQPAVATAGFTAFNGLQSRLLALGAHLTLFGAAPSVAKDLEPEYIAVSPDSKTAWVTCQEANLVAVMDLATATVTQLLPLGLKHYSFLGHGLDPSDRDAVIPTGTRGRSAISSWPVAGMYQPDAIAPFTVAGQTYLVTANEGDIREYSGGNEVVRAGALTLEAPLTDSLKDVAVLGRLNVTRAGGDLDRDGAYEQLRAFGGRSFSIWSTSGTLVFDSGDEFEQLTAAAYPANFNANNTENNFDGRSDDKGPEPEGVTVGKLGERTFAFIGLERIGGIMVYEVTDPRHARFVQYLNNRDFSVADAEDSVLGDGAVGDLGPEGLLFIPADQSPGGHPLLVVGNEVSGTTTLYRFALP; this comes from the coding sequence ATGAAGCCACGGAACACTTTCAAGACGTCCTTGCGCACCGGCACGCTGATGGCCTGGATGGCCTCGGCCGCGCTGGGCACCGGCTGCCAGGGTGAGCAGGGCCCGGCGGGGCCCACCGGCCCGGCGGGAGCCCAGGGGCCTCGGGGCGAGCGGGGCCCCGCTGGCGAGCAGGGTGAGCAGGGTGAGCAGGGTCCTCGCGGGGAGCAGGGGCCCACAGGCGAGCAGGGTCCTCGCGGGGAGCAGGGGCCCACAGGCGAGCAGGGGCCCACAGGCGAGCAGGGACCGCAGGGGGAGCAGGGACCCGCGGGCGAGCAGGGCCCTCGTGGCGAGCAGGGGCCGCGCGGTGAGCCCGCGATTCCTCCGGACCCGAAGCTGACGGTGCTGGGCACGTACCGCAGCCGGGCCTTCGACGAGGGCGCGGCGGAGATTGTCGCGTACCACGCGCCCTCGCGGCGCCTGTTCGTGGTGAATGCCCTGGCGGGCACGCTGGACGTGCTGGACGTCACGAATCCGGCGGCACCGGCGAAGGTGACGTCCTCCACGTTCGCCTTCAACCTGCGCACGGACCTGCCCACGCTGCTCCCGGGCTTCGTCGCAGGCGCGGCCAACAGTGTCACGGTGCACGGCAACACCGTGGCCATCGCCGTGGAGTCCTCCGACAAGCAGGCCCCCGGCGCGGTGGCCTTCTATGACGCCCTCAGCGGCGCGTTCGTCAACGCCGTGCAGGTGGGCGCGCTGCCGGACATGCTCACCTTCTCGCCGGACGGCCGCTACGTGCTGGTCGCCAACGAGGGCGAGCCGAACGACACCTATACGAACGACCCGGAGGGGAGCATCAGCATCATCGACCTCGCGGCGGGCGTCGGCCCGGGACAGCCGGCGGTGGCCACCGCGGGCTTCACCGCCTTCAACGGTCTGCAGTCCCGGCTGCTCGCGCTGGGCGCGCACCTGACGCTGTTCGGCGCGGCGCCAAGCGTCGCGAAGGACCTGGAGCCGGAGTACATCGCCGTGTCGCCGGACTCGAAGACGGCATGGGTGACGTGCCAGGAGGCCAACCTCGTGGCGGTGATGGACCTGGCCACGGCCACGGTGACGCAGCTGCTGCCGCTGGGCCTCAAGCACTACTCCTTCCTGGGCCACGGCCTGGACCCGAGCGACCGCGACGCGGTGATTCCCACCGGCACGCGAGGCCGCTCCGCCATCAGCAGCTGGCCGGTGGCCGGCATGTACCAGCCGGACGCCATCGCTCCCTTCACCGTGGCAGGGCAGACGTACCTCGTCACCGCCAACGAGGGAGACATCCGCGAGTACAGCGGCGGCAACGAGGTGGTGCGCGCCGGCGCGCTGACGCTGGAGGCGCCACTGACCGACAGTCTGAAGGACGTGGCGGTGCTCGGCCGGCTCAATGTCACCCGAGCGGGCGGGGACCTGGACCGGGACGGTGCCTACGAGCAGCTGCGCGCCTTCGGCGGGCGCTCCTTCTCCATCTGGAGCACCAGCGGCACCCTCGTCTTCGACAGCGGGGACGAGTTCGAGCAGCTCACCGCCGCCGCATACCCGGCGAACTTCAACGCCAACAACACCGAGAACAACTTCGACGGGCGCAGCGACGACAAGGGCCCGGAGCCCGAGGGCGTGACGGTGGGGAAGCTGGGCGAGCGCACCTTCGCCTTCATCGGCCTGGAGCGCATCGGCGGCATCATGGTCTACGAGGTGACGGACCCGCGGCACGCACGCTTCGTCCAGTACCTCAACAACCGCGACTTCAGTGTCGCCGACGCGGAGGACAGCGTGCTGGGTGACGGCGCGGTAGGAGACCTGGGCCCGGAGGGGCTGCTGTTCATCCCCGCCGACCAGAGCCCCGGCGGCCACCCGCTGCTCGTCGTGGGCAACGAGGTGAGCGGCACCACCACGCTGTACCGCTTCGCGCTGCCGTAG